CGGCACGCGGCGTGACAGCTCGTCGATGTGCTCCATGCGGAAGTCGACGCCGGCCTCGCGCGCGATCGCCAGGATGTGGAGCACGGTGTTGGTCGAGCCCCCCATCGCGATGTCGAGGGCCATCGCGTTCTGGAACGCGGCGAAGGTGGCGATCTTGCGCGGCGTGACCGCGTCGTCGCCCTGGACGTAGCGCTGCTTCGCCATCGCGACGATGCGCCGCGCGGCCGCCTCGAAGAGCTCCCAGCGCCGCGCGTGGGTCGCGAGCAGGGTGCCGTTGCCGGGCAGCGCCAGGCCGAGCGCTTCGTTCAGGCAGTTCATGCTGTTCGCGGTGAACATGCCCGAGCACGAGCCGCAGGTCGGGCAGGCGGAGCGCTCCATCTGCTCGAGGTCGGCGTCGGAGACCGACGCATCGCTCGCCGCGATCATCGGGTCGATCAGGTCGAGCTTCCGGGTCTGGGCCTCGGCGGCCCCCCCGAGCGGCTTGCCGTCGCGGTCGTGCGTGCCGGCGATCTTGCCGGCCTCCATCGGCCCGCCCGAGACGAAGATCGTCGGGATGTCGAGCCGCATCGTCGCCATCAGCATGCCGGGCGTGATCTTGTCGCAGTTGGAGATGCAGAAGAGCGCGTCGGCGCAGTGCGCGTTCACCATGTACTCGACGCTGTCGGCGATGAGGTCGCGGCTCGGCAGCGAGTAGAGCATCCCGCCGTGGCCCATCGCGATGCCGTCGTCGACGGCGATCGTGTTGAACTCGACGCCCCAGCCGCCGGCCTCGTCGATCACCCGCTTCACGCGCTGCCCGACGTCGTGGAGGTGGACGTGGCCCGGCACGAACTGCGTGAAGCTGTTGGCGATCGCGATGATCGGTTTCTGGAAGTCGGCGTCCGTCATGCCGGTCGCGCGCCAGAGGGCGCGCGCGCCGGCCATGTTGCGGCCCGCGGTCGAGGTGCGGCTGCGAAATCCGAGAGCGCTCATGCCTTCGACCCTACATGGAAATCACCTGCCGGCCCACCGCCCCGGCCCCGCCCTCGGGCCGGCTGGCCATCCCGCGCCCGTACCGTGTAGCACTGCGGCTCCACGATG
This genomic window from Deltaproteobacteria bacterium contains:
- the ilvD gene encoding dihydroxy-acid dehydratase: MSALGFRSRTSTAGRNMAGARALWRATGMTDADFQKPIIAIANSFTQFVPGHVHLHDVGQRVKRVIDEAGGWGVEFNTIAVDDGIAMGHGGMLYSLPSRDLIADSVEYMVNAHCADALFCISNCDKITPGMLMATMRLDIPTIFVSGGPMEAGKIAGTHDRDGKPLGGAAEAQTRKLDLIDPMIAASDASVSDADLEQMERSACPTCGSCSGMFTANSMNCLNEALGLALPGNGTLLATHARRWELFEAAARRIVAMAKQRYVQGDDAVTPRKIATFAAFQNAMALDIAMGGSTNTVLHILAIAREAGVDFRMEHIDELSRRVPTLSKVAPASHYHVEDVHRAGGIFTILGELDRAGLIHRSVGTVHAATLGEAIDRNDVRRPTASADAKERALAAPGGVRTTVAFSQDAHFATRDDDDAAGCIRDAAHAYTTDGGLAVLYGNIARDGCIVKTAGVDESIWKFEGPARVFHSQDAACDAILANEIKPGDVVVIVYEGPKGGPGMQEMLYPTSFLKGKGLGKSCALVTDGRFSGGTSGLSIGHVSPEAGEGGTIALVEEGDRIRIDIPARTIDVVVSAETLARRDAAMRARGAAAYRPERDREVSAALRAYAAMTTSAAMGAVRDVTQIERR